The DNA region TAACGAATAGAATTTGTCCCAACATCAATTGCTGATAAGATCATATACACTCCGTTTTAGGTGCTCACATTTTGTTCGTGCCTCGTGTTTCGCGCTTGAACTGAAATCATTTAAAAAATACGAATCACGAACCACGAATCACGAACCACGAATTTATTTGCTGTATGCAATATATAATGATAATATAAATCGCATAAATATAAAATCAAAAAAAGGGGGGTATGTAATGCCTAGCTGGATCGGTCTTCCTGAACTTATTGTAATTCTCGTAATAATACTTTTATTGTTTGGCGCAAAAAAACTACCTGATATGGCACGGTCAATAGGAAAAAGCGTAAAAGAATTTAAGAAATCTGTAAGCGACATTACCGATGATGAAAAGGAAAACAAATCTTCGGGTGCTGAAAAGAAAGAAGATAGTTCTCAAAAAGAGGAGCCTCGTCAGGAAAATAAAGGATGAAATGGCCACTTCGACTGAAAAAGCATTTATTGATCACTTAGAGGAATTGCGATTAGTTATTATTAAAAGTGTAGCTGTTTTTCTTATATTGACCGCACTCGGTTTTATGCTTGCACCTTCCATTATTCGTTGGCTTGTATATCCATTACAGCACGTTTTGGCTGCGGTTGGAAGCACTATTAGCCCCGAAAGTATTTTAAGGACACTTCGGCCAACAGGCGGTTTTCTTGTGGGGCTTAAAGCTGCGTTTCTTTTTGGTATTGTGCTTTCTCTTCCGGTCATTCTCTATTTTTTTGGCTCATTTCTTATTCCTGGTTTGACGAAAAAGGAGAGAAAGGTTATCATTCCCGCTTTCTCCGCGAGTTTTTTTTTGTTTTGTATCGGAGCGGCTTTTTGTTATTTTGTTATTCTGCCGTTTGCATTAAAGTTTTTTTGGGGATACACTGAGCGTTTAGGTATACGGAATGAGTGGATCATTGAAAATTATGTATCTTTTGTTGTGCAGTTTTTAGTGGCATTTGGGCTTGTATTTGAAATACCCTGCATTGTGCTGGCACTCGTTAAAGTGGGTGTCCTGTCACATGCGGTTTTGCGAAAGAGTAGGAAATATGCGATAGTTGGCGTGTTTGTTTTAGCGGCGGCAATTACTCCTACACCGGATATTATAACTCAGATTGTTGTGGCACTACCGATGTATCTCCTGTTTGAGTTTTGTGTCTGGACAGCTAAAATCTTTGAAAGAAAAAAAACGGTTAAAGATGACGAAAACACAGAATTTGGCGATAAAGATTTAATGGGCTAACTCGTGATTTGTGGATCGTGGATAGTGAATCGATGGTGGTTAGCATATAGCGTTAATATTTCATTGCGCGATTAACGAAATACGAGTTACGAATAACGGCTTTATGGGGGTGTAGCTCAGCTGGGAGAGCACAACGTTCGCAACGTTGGGGTCACGGGTTCGAATCCCGTCACCTCCATAACATGTGCTGTGTTTTAGGTTTTGAGTGATGGTGTTCTTTTCGAAGGACCAAGAACAATAAAGGATCTAGATGTTTGGTTCTCTGTTCTGGATGGTGGGATATTTATCTATGAACGATGAACAATAAACGATAAACGACATTAGGGGGAATAATGAGGAAAAAAACGTGTGTTGTAACAGGTGGTGCAGGATTTCTGGGTTCTCATTTATGTGAATATTTGCTTCAGAAGGATTATCGGGTCATAGTTCTGGATAATTTTATTACCGGCAACCCAAAGAATATTGAGCACTTGAAGAAACACCCCCATTTTGAGTTTAAGAGACGAGATGTTACTGAAAATATCAAAATTGACGGAAAAGTTGACATAATATTTCATTTTGCTTCTCCGGCAAGTCCCGTAGATTACCTTGAACTTCCCATACAGACCTTAAAAGTCGGATCACTTGGGACTTATAGAGCTCTGGGATTAGCAAAAGCGAAGAATGCCCGTTTTTTATTGGCATCGACATCCGAAGTTTATGGAGATCCTTTGGTGCATCCTCAACCGGAAGACTATTGGGGAAACGTTAATCCTATTGGCCCACGAGGTGTCTACGATGAGGCAAAGAGATTTGCAGAAGCAATAACAATGGCATATCACCGCACACATAACGTTGATACAAAAATAGTAAGGATATTTAATACTTACGGTGAACGCATGCGGCTCAATGACGGGAGAGTTGTTCCAAACTTCATGTGTCAGGCGCTAAAGGGTAAGCCTATTACCGTATATGGTGATGGGGAACAGACACGGAGCTTTTGTTATGTGTCAGATCTTATTGAAGGGATTTATCGACTTGCGATGAGCGATATAAATGATCCTGTTAACATTGGTAATCCGGACGAATATTCGATTTTAGAATTTGCTCAAAAGATAAAAGCTCTTGTTGGTGCAAAAAGTAAGATCATCTATAAGCCATTACCAAAAGACGATCCTCGTATACGTCAGCCGAATATCAAAAAAGCGAAGAAACTGCTTAGGTGGACTCCAAAAGTGACGTTAGATGAGGGACTTAAGAGAACCGTAGACTGGTTTCATGCACAATTATACAAGAATAAATCGAAATAATTGTACGCCTCATATTCTTCAATTTAGGTCTTTTTAGTTAAATGAGTGCTATGTTTCTAAATTCCGCACTTTAACAAGATGTTGTCCAAAGACCTCAAAAAATTTTACCAACAATGTTTTTTACGAAAAAAGACCTTGAGCCCTTGACAAACGCTCACTTATGTTCTATAATGTGTTCATTGATTAGTGAGTTATGAAAATTTATAATCAAAAAACTTATTATAAGTACGGAAGTACAAAAGTTATATACATACTTCAAGTCATAGATTAAGAGGTGTAAATGGTTACATATTCACACAAGTATAAGTTATGGTTGAAGATTATTGCCTCTGTAGTTATCTTTACTTTCACCTCTGAAAGTATCCTTTGGAGTGCTCAGGGGCCTACGTATCAATATGCATCAAAGAAAGCTGCCAGTGAAACAGCGGCGCTTCTACCTCAGATGGTGCAGGCACCCGTTTTTACCAACGTTAATGACGTACTCTCGATTAGTCTTCCTGAAACATATGGCTCGGTGAAGAAAACGTTCAAGGGAACAAAGAACAAGCTTGTTATACACATCCAGGATTCTCACGCTAATTATGAAGCGCAGTCAAATTACGTTAAAATCTTAAAAGCGCTTAAGAAAAGCAAGTTTAAGGGGAATATTAACCTGATTCTCGTTGAAGGTGCTGCCGGAACAGTCGATACCTCGATCCTGAGTTCATATCCTGATAAAGAGGTCAGAAACGTTGTTGCAGAAGATCTCCTAAAAAGAGGCAATATCACCGGTTCTGAATATTTTTCATCAACTGCGGACGAAGCAATTATGGTTCAGGGCATTGAAGACCCTACCACATATTTGAAGAACCTTGATGTATACCGAAAATCTCAGGAAGCACGCAAAAATATTGAAGCATATATTTCAGTGGTTAAAGGGCTTCTTGCCACATTACGTAGAAATGTCTTTTCACCTGAGCTTAATACTCTTATTTCAAAAATGGATGATTATCGGGCAGATAAGCTTTCATTTGCCGATATTTGCCTGGACATGAGGGTTTATGCTGACAAGTATGACGTTAATTGGAGACGGTACAGGAATTTTGCTCAATTAATGGACGCCCTTGAAATTGAAAAGACAACCGATTTCAAAGTTATTGATACTGAACGTGAAGCATTACTTAAGGAACTACCTAATAAGCTTGTAAAAGAAGATGTGCAGGATTTGGTTCAAAAGAGCTTGTTTTTTAGATTGGGAAGAATTTCAAGTGAAGATTTTTATCAGTATTTAAAGGGTTTGTGTGAAAAAGCGGGTATAGATCTCAAAAAGTATCCGAACATGGAAAAATATATGGATATTGTCGGTATATATTCAAAGATCGACACTGATAGGCTCTTTATTGAAGTAGACCAGCTTGAAACAGATGTAAAAAAGAAACTGTACCGCAATGATGATGAAGCCCAGCTCGACCGAACACTTAAAAACTTCATGATTCTTGAAAGGCTTGTTGATCTCAAATTATCCCGTGATGATCTTAAGTATTATGACGAGCACAAACATGAAATTTCCATGAAGAAGTTCTTCGGTTTTATCAAGCAGCAGTTTGAGAAACGTGGTCTTGTGTATAACTTTAACCCTGATATTCTCGCTGTTGATAAACAGGTTGAAAATATGGATGTTTTCTATCAAGTCGCTCTCAAACGCGATGAGATCATTGTCGATAACACCATTAAAGAGATGGGTGATAAAAAGACCAATGTTGCTATCCTTGTTACTGGTGGATTTCACTCAAAAGGCATTGCAGAGAAATTGAAGGCACTAAATGTATCATACATGATTATTACGCCGCGTTTGACAAAGTCATTTGAAGATAAGAGATACAAACAAATAATGCTTAAAGAGATGACACCTTTTGAAAAGTTTATTGCTATCTCAGGAACACGTCTTGCACCACCTTTAGTATTTGATGATACCGAGCTTGATCCTGAGCGTAAAGACATGGTTTTGAAAGAGCTTGTGTTTGACGCGAAAGTGGTAGAAGTTATTAAAAATAAGGACCTTACACCGGAGAATATTATCACCTTGCTCGGAGAGAGAAAATCTCAATGGCTTAAAAACTACAGAAAAGATCTTGTTGTTCGAGGTGAAGAAAATATAGATGAGAGGGTAGAGAAACTCACGAAATTGATTGACGCAATTTCCATTGAAACCGCATATTTTGATACAGATGGGCATCTGTATATTCCACTTTCTATTGATGGGAAAGAACTTATAGTTGATGCATACAAAGGTGATCCGACAACATTGATAGAAGATCTCAAGAATATTATTAAGCAGGATATAGTAGACGTTGCGGGAACCAAGACGACTATTGATACGTATCCTGAGCAGGGATTCTCCGTTGTGAAAAAAGATATTTATAAAAAGATCAAAGATGCCGGTGGGGTTGCAAGTGCAAAAGCTGCTGGTTCGCTATTAAAACTGGCATTTGGTAGGTTGGCTAAAAATGAGAACGGAGACTGGATATATACATTAAATACTCCCGAAGAGATTAAAAGAGCGGGGTATGATTATGTTGAGTTCTTAAAAAGAATTGGAGGAGAAGAACAGCTTGTAAGCCTAATTTCACGTATAAACAATATGTTTAGAAAAAAGGGGAAGTATCGCGCGCGATATCCAAAAATAGTGATGGTACCGTTTTTTAATATTGTTGAAGAGGGCAGACTTGCCAAAACAA from Candidatus Ancaeobacter aquaticus includes:
- the tatA gene encoding twin-arginine translocase TatA/TatE family subunit — translated: MPSWIGLPELIVILVIILLLFGAKKLPDMARSIGKSVKEFKKSVSDITDDEKENKSSGAEKKEDSSQKEEPRQENKG
- the tatC gene encoding twin-arginine translocase subunit TatC, whose amino-acid sequence is MATSTEKAFIDHLEELRLVIIKSVAVFLILTALGFMLAPSIIRWLVYPLQHVLAAVGSTISPESILRTLRPTGGFLVGLKAAFLFGIVLSLPVILYFFGSFLIPGLTKKERKVIIPAFSASFFLFCIGAAFCYFVILPFALKFFWGYTERLGIRNEWIIENYVSFVVQFLVAFGLVFEIPCIVLALVKVGVLSHAVLRKSRKYAIVGVFVLAAAITPTPDIITQIVVALPMYLLFEFCVWTAKIFERKKTVKDDENTEFGDKDLMG
- a CDS encoding SDR family oxidoreductase yields the protein MRKKTCVVTGGAGFLGSHLCEYLLQKDYRVIVLDNFITGNPKNIEHLKKHPHFEFKRRDVTENIKIDGKVDIIFHFASPASPVDYLELPIQTLKVGSLGTYRALGLAKAKNARFLLASTSEVYGDPLVHPQPEDYWGNVNPIGPRGVYDEAKRFAEAITMAYHRTHNVDTKIVRIFNTYGERMRLNDGRVVPNFMCQALKGKPITVYGDGEQTRSFCYVSDLIEGIYRLAMSDINDPVNIGNPDEYSILEFAQKIKALVGAKSKIIYKPLPKDDPRIRQPNIKKAKKLLRWTPKVTLDEGLKRTVDWFHAQLYKNKSK